A genomic stretch from Sphingobacterium sp. ML3W includes:
- a CDS encoding hybrid sensor histidine kinase/response regulator transcription factor: MKRLILLILLFATVASFGQQYKFAQLSTRNGIVGNEVVAIHKDGRGFVWFTTNTGLNRFDGERIKIFNRSSDASADSHYDAMKKIVEDEKGNLWMMGNKYVMFDWRREVFVNNTDSLLEQMGLPPNPVSIQIDQFKNFIVAYAHKGIYKFEPKTKKLSAYRPLNDPTTIASTEIVEIALKGPLVWILHKDGLLERLNSSTGKVDLRKNQLKRTPINTLIPKRIFIDPDAMVWIYPGLNNKGAVCYNETNDQWKQLDIDSKPALSNSFVRGMIADHQGLLWIATDHGGINLFDKKSNTVRVIQHEEYNNSSLGQNSIVSLYCDPQGIVWAGTYKNGVSYYHPDMFRFPSTEIVRESDRRNIIFDCSSIIKDKGDNLWLGTNGKGLIKLNEHSGKSQFFRNEREDNNSLSSDIVTTLFEDHSKKIWAGTFMGGLNSYDGQRFKRYKVEEKNKNSLSNLSVYGLTEDSNHNLWIATLGGGIDRLDPSRSIFSNFNRENSKLRSDFILSAIHAAEGTISFSSDIGVYKIGPDQTILPYFSNPDFQDKASAVPVYQLMKDSKGRIWLATKRGIKIFDLAKGRFTMLTQTDGLSSDDVRSLAEDREGYIWAGTSYGLNRIQYIPGDSSKPKNIVSTFDLSDGLTGMVFNPNAVYMDKTGKIYMGTTEGYVGFHPTGIPVNTSAPRARFTELLLSNELLNPGDKRNGHLVLPRSIVDLDHISLKYNETNFTIRFSAFNFMHPEKNKYRYKLEGVDKEWIETSRSTGFASYSNLNPGTYVLKVYAGNEDNVWSSKPIEMRIIVKPPFWWSWWAIVLYTVIFILVVKWFIKYRLKRKRDQLDQKARMLEADKLHEIDQLKLKFFTNISHEFKTPLSLIISPLEMLIKNDHPHEQNAVLGVMYKNAQKLLKMVNDILDFRKLDQDKAKLNISSGNMIEFVKEISTSFLSIAAEKSIKLTFTTNHQYIDLRFDKDKMYMAISNLISNAFKYTRNNGHVDVSVDINETIRDHKIYKYLCIKVTDTGIGIESAHLERIFDRFYRIESNETHGIAGTGVGLHIVNEFVRLHGGTVEVDSKLGKGTVFTMLIPMLKESYGANRQDVIYSGTAIEVDTKKSTVSANDGFLEAEHSVYTLLIIDDNEDFRLFLKDLFGAEYRILSAKDGQHGYDLAVEHIPDVVLCDVMMPNVDGYEFCRKVKQDIRISHIPVVLLTAKCSDENQFQGMEAGADAYISKPFNIDILRVTLANIAKRQKQFQEKFKSRIAISTSKPEIVSMDQKFIQKAVSIVESNIGKADFLVEDLCREMAMSRVNFYKKILALTDKTPSEFIRFIRLKRAAELLEKSQLYVAEVAFLVGFNEPKYFRKYFKEEFGVTPNEYKKTGTNTL; this comes from the coding sequence TCTTGAGCAGATGGGGCTTCCTCCAAATCCAGTTTCCATTCAGATTGATCAGTTTAAGAACTTTATTGTCGCCTATGCACATAAGGGTATCTATAAATTTGAACCTAAAACAAAAAAACTTTCGGCCTATAGGCCATTAAATGACCCAACAACTATAGCGTCAACTGAGATTGTTGAGATTGCCTTAAAAGGCCCGCTTGTATGGATACTACACAAAGACGGATTATTGGAACGTTTAAATAGCAGCACCGGAAAAGTGGATTTGCGAAAAAATCAGTTGAAGCGTACACCGATAAACACCTTGATTCCCAAACGCATCTTTATTGACCCAGATGCTATGGTCTGGATCTATCCGGGGCTGAATAATAAGGGGGCAGTTTGTTATAATGAAACAAATGACCAATGGAAGCAGTTGGATATCGACAGTAAACCTGCTCTTTCAAATTCTTTCGTCCGCGGGATGATTGCGGATCATCAAGGATTATTATGGATTGCAACCGATCACGGCGGCATCAATCTTTTTGATAAAAAAAGTAATACCGTCAGGGTCATTCAGCATGAAGAATACAACAACAGTTCACTTGGTCAAAATTCCATCGTCAGCCTGTATTGCGATCCGCAGGGAATTGTTTGGGCCGGCACATATAAAAACGGTGTTTCTTACTATCATCCAGATATGTTCAGATTTCCCAGTACCGAAATAGTAAGGGAATCCGATCGTAGAAATATTATTTTTGATTGCAGCAGCATCATAAAGGATAAAGGTGATAATCTTTGGCTGGGTACTAACGGCAAAGGACTTATTAAGTTAAATGAGCATAGTGGAAAAAGTCAATTTTTCAGAAACGAGCGTGAGGACAACAACAGCCTTTCTTCAGATATTGTCACCACTCTTTTTGAAGACCATTCCAAAAAAATATGGGCCGGAACCTTTATGGGTGGATTAAATAGCTATGATGGTCAGCGATTTAAAAGGTACAAAGTTGAGGAAAAAAATAAAAATAGTCTCTCCAACCTAAGTGTTTATGGTTTAACCGAAGATTCGAATCACAATTTGTGGATTGCGACCTTAGGCGGGGGGATCGACAGGTTAGATCCCAGCCGCAGTATATTCAGCAATTTTAATCGGGAAAATAGTAAGTTACGTTCAGATTTTATACTTTCAGCCATTCATGCTGCGGAAGGAACAATTAGCTTCAGTTCGGATATCGGCGTGTATAAAATTGGTCCTGATCAGACCATATTACCTTATTTCTCAAATCCTGATTTTCAGGATAAGGCATCAGCCGTGCCTGTGTACCAGCTTATGAAGGATTCAAAGGGACGTATTTGGCTGGCAACAAAAAGGGGAATAAAGATCTTTGATCTTGCCAAAGGGCGCTTTACGATGTTAACACAGACTGACGGTCTGTCCAGTGACGACGTACGTTCATTGGCCGAAGACCGGGAAGGATATATATGGGCGGGCACAAGCTATGGACTCAACCGGATACAATACATTCCGGGTGATAGTAGCAAACCTAAAAACATTGTTTCTACCTTCGATCTGAGTGACGGACTGACAGGTATGGTTTTTAATCCCAATGCGGTATATATGGACAAGACCGGTAAAATATATATGGGAACCACAGAAGGGTATGTGGGCTTTCATCCAACAGGGATTCCAGTCAATACAAGTGCTCCACGGGCGCGGTTTACCGAACTTTTATTGTCTAACGAGCTCCTCAATCCTGGTGATAAGAGAAATGGGCACCTGGTGCTTCCTCGGTCCATTGTCGACCTTGACCACATCTCCCTAAAATACAACGAAACAAACTTTACCATTCGTTTTTCAGCATTTAATTTTATGCATCCGGAGAAAAATAAATATCGTTACAAATTGGAGGGTGTTGATAAAGAATGGATTGAAACGTCTCGTAGCACAGGATTTGCTTCCTATTCCAATCTTAATCCGGGTACTTATGTATTAAAGGTTTATGCCGGCAATGAAGATAATGTCTGGTCGTCCAAACCTATTGAAATGCGTATTATTGTCAAACCACCATTTTGGTGGTCCTGGTGGGCGATCGTACTGTATACGGTCATATTTATCCTGGTGGTCAAATGGTTTATCAAATATCGGTTAAAAAGAAAACGAGATCAGCTTGATCAAAAAGCCCGGATGTTGGAAGCCGATAAGTTACATGAAATAGATCAACTGAAATTAAAGTTTTTTACGAATATCAGTCATGAATTTAAAACGCCCTTATCTTTGATTATCAGCCCCCTGGAAATGTTGATAAAAAATGATCATCCCCACGAACAAAACGCTGTTTTGGGGGTCATGTACAAAAATGCGCAGAAGCTGCTTAAGATGGTCAATGATATATTGGATTTTCGAAAACTCGATCAGGACAAGGCGAAACTCAATATTTCATCGGGTAATATGATCGAATTTGTGAAAGAGATCAGCACATCATTTTTGTCCATAGCTGCTGAAAAATCCATCAAACTAACCTTTACCACAAACCATCAGTATATTGACCTACGGTTCGATAAAGATAAAATGTACATGGCTATCTCCAATTTGATTTCGAACGCCTTTAAGTATACAAGGAATAACGGTCATGTAGATGTTAGCGTAGATATAAACGAAACAATCAGAGATCATAAAATCTATAAATACTTATGCATTAAAGTCACGGATACCGGAATAGGAATAGAAAGTGCACACCTTGAACGGATTTTTGACCGTTTTTACCGCATTGAATCCAATGAAACCCATGGGATAGCCGGGACAGGAGTGGGGCTACATATTGTAAATGAATTTGTCAGGCTCCATGGCGGAACCGTTGAAGTGGATAGTAAACTTGGAAAAGGTACGGTTTTTACCATGCTCATACCCATGCTCAAAGAGAGCTACGGTGCAAACAGACAAGATGTAATCTATTCGGGCACAGCTATTGAAGTAGATACTAAAAAAAGTACTGTTAGCGCAAATGATGGGTTTCTGGAAGCAGAGCATAGTGTTTATACCCTCCTGATTATCGATGATAACGAGGATTTTCGGTTATTTTTGAAAGACCTTTTTGGGGCTGAATACAGAATTTTATCCGCTAAGGACGGACAGCATGGCTATGACCTTGCCGTTGAACATATTCCAGATGTTGTGCTCTGTGATGTTATGATGCCTAATGTGGACGGTTATGAATTTTGTCGAAAAGTGAAGCAGGATATACGGATTTCACATATTCCGGTCGTTTTACTTACGGCCAAGTGTTCGGATGAAAATCAATTTCAAGGGATGGAAGCTGGAGCAGATGCTTATATTTCGAAGCCTTTTAATATAGATATTCTGCGAGTTACACTCGCCAATATCGCGAAAAGGCAAAAACAATTCCAGGAGAAATTCAAATCGAGAATAGCTATTTCAACCTCTAAACCGGAGATTGTTTCGATGGATCAGAAATTTATACAAAAGGCGGTATCCATCGTGGAATCAAATATAGGAAAAGCAGATTTTTTGGTTGAGGATCTCTGTCGGGAAATGGCGATGAGCAGGGTTAATTTTTATAAAAAAATTCTTGCGCTGACGGACAAAACACCGTCTGAGTTTATCCGTTTTATCAGACTCAAAAGAGCAGCCGAACTATTGGAGAAAAGCCAGCTATATGTTGCTGAGGTTGCATTTTTGGTTGGATTTAATGAACCCAAATATTTCAGGAAATATTTTAAAGAAGAATTTGGTGTCACACCGAACGAGTATAAGAAAACCGGCACAAATACTTTATAG
- a CDS encoding PA2169 family four-helix-bundle protein has protein sequence MENNINNPEIINDIIKINNDRIEGYRKAIDLATSHGLDKLLPTFQKYIEQSNEFIAELKPYVELEGKEPTDSTMLSGKLFRVWMGIKVNITGDDERSLLETCEQGEDAFKSTYQTALAEGSNELSQHVHSLINTQLSKQLEAHNIIKMMRDSKAI, from the coding sequence ATGGAAAATAACATTAATAATCCCGAAATCATCAATGACATTATCAAAATTAATAACGACCGTATTGAAGGTTACCGAAAAGCAATTGATCTGGCTACCAGCCATGGTTTAGATAAATTGCTACCGACATTTCAGAAGTACATTGAACAATCAAATGAATTTATCGCAGAACTGAAACCCTATGTGGAACTGGAAGGCAAGGAACCTACAGACAGTACCATGCTTAGCGGCAAGCTCTTCCGGGTTTGGATGGGCATAAAAGTAAATATCACCGGTGACGACGAAAGAAGTTTGCTGGAGACCTGTGAACAAGGAGAAGATGCCTTCAAATCGACTTATCAGACAGCCCTTGCTGAAGGATCGAATGAGCTTTCGCAACATGTACATAGTCTGATCAACACCCAGCTTAGTAAACAACTGGAAGCACATAATATCATCAAAATGATGCGCGACAGTAAAGCAATCTAA
- a CDS encoding response regulator, which produces MVLEHLVYHVEASETSHNVIERVEEIQPDLILMDNWIPKIGGVKATQRLKLLLASYKDSCPIICAALKNSIYTSTHQSPET; this is translated from the coding sequence ATTGTTCTTGAGCATTTGGTTTATCATGTCGAGGCTTCCGAAACTTCGCACAATGTCATTGAACGCGTCGAAGAAATCCAGCCCGACCTTATATTAATGGACAATTGGATCCCTAAAATTGGCGGCGTAAAAGCGACGCAACGATTAAAATTGTTACTCGCGTCTTATAAAGACTCCTGCCCAATCATTTGTGCAGCGCTCAAGAATTCGATCTATACAAGCACCCATCAGAGTCCGGAGACTTAA